The following coding sequences are from one Geothrix sp. window:
- a CDS encoding GNAT family N-acetyltransferase — protein sequence MTAPIAIRDLRPEEAAALGQLMVGVYSQLEGFPTPAEQPQYYALLADIGRFAERPGARVLVALTEGGALAGGVVYFGDMAQYGSGGTATAERNASGIRLLGVDPAFRGQGVGRALTLACIDLAREQGHAQVILHTTEAMRIAWGLYERLGFQRSEDLDFSQQGLPVFGFRHRLAQERTAFSR from the coding sequence ATGACCGCACCCATTGCCATCCGTGACCTGCGCCCCGAGGAAGCCGCCGCCCTGGGTCAGCTCATGGTGGGGGTGTACTCGCAGCTGGAGGGCTTCCCCACGCCGGCGGAGCAGCCCCAGTACTACGCGCTGCTGGCGGACATCGGGCGCTTCGCGGAGCGGCCCGGGGCCCGGGTGCTGGTGGCCCTCACAGAGGGCGGGGCCCTGGCCGGCGGGGTGGTGTACTTCGGCGACATGGCCCAGTACGGCTCCGGCGGCACGGCCACGGCGGAACGGAACGCCTCGGGCATCCGCCTGCTGGGCGTCGATCCCGCCTTCCGGGGCCAGGGCGTGGGCCGGGCCCTGACCCTGGCCTGCATCGACCTCGCCCGGGAGCAGGGCCACGCCCAGGTCATCCTGCACACCACCGAGGCCATGCGCATCGCCTGGGGCCTCTACGAGCGCCTGGGCTTCCAGCGCTCCGAGGACCTGGACTTCTCCCAGCAGGGCCTGCCGGTCTTCGGCTTCCGCCACCGCCTCGCCCAGGAGAGAACTGCATTCAGCCGGTGA
- a CDS encoding sigma-54 interaction domain-containing protein: MTQLPRLHWSTLGDDTGGLEHRWAALWDVTVDRGTAPALAPRDVDLWVISAKGAWPPPELNRMMAEVAALPILLGLQPDSAPMDAKALSEWGSLGSVRWGVLGPEPPMPGLRPRSGTTTQLSASQALAFGLVGTSIAMQDVLARARAAAATRATVLLLGESGTGKEVIARAVHRMSADNLEAFVAVHCGAIPENLLESELFGYNKGAFTDARKDTPGKFREAHGGTIFLDEVGTMPLGAQVRLLRVLQEREVQPLGGGAPVKVDVRVITASNVDLWKKVQDGSFREDLFYRLEVVPITMPPLRARREEVPFLAQHFLNRKAREHGLYPKALHPSVDPLLMSLPWPGNVRQLENAIERAIVLSGTRPVLTREDFAFLAERMGEGSPAEAEAPKAGFTPLPADAFAPQAAPAFGMDLPAEGLDLNQVVSDMEKTLMLQSLAITRGNKKRAADLLGLKRTTFLEKMKRLDLEDSDPVETAE; the protein is encoded by the coding sequence ATGACCCAGCTGCCCCGCCTTCACTGGTCCACCCTCGGGGACGATACCGGGGGGCTGGAGCATCGGTGGGCGGCCCTCTGGGATGTGACGGTGGACCGCGGTACCGCGCCCGCCCTGGCTCCCCGGGATGTGGATCTGTGGGTGATCAGCGCCAAGGGCGCCTGGCCCCCGCCGGAGCTGAACCGCATGATGGCCGAAGTGGCGGCCCTGCCCATCCTCCTGGGGCTGCAGCCGGACTCGGCGCCCATGGATGCCAAGGCGCTCTCCGAGTGGGGCTCCCTGGGCTCGGTGCGCTGGGGCGTGCTGGGACCGGAGCCGCCCATGCCGGGCCTGCGGCCCCGCTCGGGCACCACCACCCAGCTGAGCGCCTCCCAGGCCCTGGCCTTCGGGCTGGTGGGCACCAGCATCGCCATGCAGGACGTGCTGGCCCGCGCCCGCGCCGCCGCGGCCACCCGGGCCACGGTGCTGCTGCTGGGCGAGAGCGGCACGGGCAAGGAGGTCATCGCCCGGGCGGTCCACCGCATGAGCGCCGACAACCTGGAAGCCTTCGTGGCGGTGCACTGCGGCGCCATCCCCGAGAACCTGCTGGAATCCGAACTCTTCGGCTACAACAAGGGCGCCTTCACGGACGCCCGCAAGGACACCCCGGGCAAGTTCCGCGAGGCCCACGGCGGCACCATCTTCCTGGACGAGGTGGGCACCATGCCCCTGGGCGCCCAGGTGCGCCTGCTGCGGGTGCTGCAGGAGCGCGAGGTGCAGCCCCTGGGCGGCGGTGCGCCCGTGAAGGTGGATGTCCGCGTCATCACGGCCTCCAACGTGGACCTGTGGAAGAAGGTGCAGGACGGCAGCTTCCGCGAGGACCTGTTCTACCGCCTGGAAGTGGTGCCCATTACCATGCCGCCCCTGCGGGCGCGCCGCGAGGAAGTCCCCTTCCTGGCCCAGCACTTCCTCAATCGCAAGGCGCGCGAGCACGGCCTCTACCCCAAGGCCCTGCACCCCAGTGTGGACCCCCTGCTCATGTCCCTGCCCTGGCCCGGCAACGTGCGCCAGCTGGAGAACGCCATCGAGCGGGCCATCGTGCTGTCCGGCACCCGCCCCGTGCTGACCCGGGAGGACTTCGCCTTCCTGGCCGAGCGCATGGGCGAGGGCAGCCCGGCCGAGGCAGAGGCCCCCAAGGCGGGCTTCACGCCCCTGCCCGCCGACGCCTTCGCCCCCCAGGCCGCCCCGGCCTTCGGCATGGACCTGCCCGCCGAGGGCCTGGACCTGAACCAGGTGGTCTCCGACATGGAGAAGACCCTCATGCTGCAGAGCCTGGCCATCACCCGGGGCAACAAGAAGCGGGCCGCCGACCTGCTGGGCCTCAAGCGGACCACCTTCCTGGAAAAAATGAAAAGGCTCGACCTGGAAGACTCGGATCCGGTGGAGACCGCCGAGTAG
- the cobB gene encoding Sir2 family NAD+-dependent deacetylase yields the protein MALPPDASIVILTGAGISAESGLRTFRDANGLWEDHRVEEVATPEAFRRDPALVHRFYNERRRSLASVQPNAAHRALARLERAWNGPFLLVTQNVDDLHDRAGSTQLLHMHGELLKGRCLGCGAIHPWPGDLDQASRCPACGAGRVRPHIVWFGELPLDMDRIYDAVERCDLFVAIGTSGHVYPAAGLVQAAPPGARTVELNLEPSRVASAFQEARTGRATDLVPALVDELLGG from the coding sequence ATGGCGCTCCCCCCCGACGCCTCCATCGTGATCCTCACCGGCGCAGGCATCTCCGCGGAGAGCGGCCTGCGCACCTTCCGCGACGCGAACGGTCTCTGGGAGGATCACCGCGTCGAGGAGGTGGCCACGCCCGAGGCCTTCCGCCGCGACCCGGCCCTGGTCCACCGCTTCTACAACGAGCGGCGGCGCAGCCTCGCCAGCGTCCAGCCCAACGCCGCGCATCGGGCCCTGGCGCGGCTGGAGCGTGCATGGAACGGGCCGTTCCTGCTGGTCACCCAGAACGTGGACGACCTCCACGACCGCGCCGGATCCACGCAGCTCCTGCACATGCACGGCGAGCTGCTGAAGGGCCGCTGCCTCGGCTGCGGCGCCATCCATCCCTGGCCCGGGGACCTGGACCAGGCCAGCCGCTGCCCGGCCTGCGGGGCGGGACGGGTGCGCCCCCACATCGTCTGGTTCGGCGAGCTGCCCCTGGACATGGACCGCATCTACGACGCCGTGGAGCGCTGCGACCTCTTCGTGGCCATCGGCACCAGCGGCCACGTGTACCCCGCCGCGGGCCTCGTGCAGGCCGCGCCTCCCGGTGCGCGCACCGTCGAGCTGAACCTGGAGCCCAGCCGCGTGGCCAGCGCCTTCCAGGAGGCCCGCACCGGCCGCGCCACGGACCTGGTGCCCGCCCTCGTGGACGAGCTGCTGGGCGGCTAG
- a CDS encoding NTP transferase domain-containing protein: MPEPLEGFLLAAGMGLRMGALSQCLPKPAWTLRGRPLLQWGTEAMRSEGITRLACNAHLWPERLRAVAEGIEVCEEPELLGSAGGLRHARGRVETELLSWNADVWAEAVPFGRLRAAHRQARATLSWLLIPHPGGPWNPVWMDEQDRVLPKDVVGPKGPFHFTGAAAWSPEALALLPEGPSEVNDLRPRLPFHLGVVVEPFAWREVGTADALIQVAAELAPDQEGRLPGCYVHPTALMPPGAADRLTRCVLGPGAAPMPSFADSDALWFEERGNQVRLGL; encoded by the coding sequence ATGCCTGAGCCGCTGGAGGGCTTCCTGCTGGCGGCGGGCATGGGCCTGCGCATGGGGGCCCTCAGCCAGTGCCTGCCCAAGCCCGCCTGGACCCTGCGGGGCCGGCCCCTGCTGCAGTGGGGCACCGAGGCCATGCGCAGTGAGGGCATCACCCGGCTGGCCTGCAACGCGCACCTGTGGCCCGAGCGGCTCCGCGCCGTGGCCGAGGGCATCGAGGTCTGCGAGGAGCCAGAGCTGCTGGGCAGCGCCGGCGGCCTGCGCCACGCCCGGGGCCGAGTGGAGACCGAGCTGCTCAGCTGGAACGCCGATGTGTGGGCCGAAGCCGTGCCCTTCGGCCGCCTGCGGGCCGCCCACCGCCAGGCCCGCGCCACGCTGAGCTGGCTGCTCATCCCGCACCCGGGGGGCCCCTGGAATCCCGTCTGGATGGACGAGCAGGACCGGGTGCTGCCCAAGGACGTGGTGGGGCCCAAGGGTCCCTTCCACTTCACCGGCGCCGCCGCCTGGTCCCCCGAGGCCCTGGCTCTGCTGCCCGAGGGGCCCAGCGAGGTGAACGACCTGCGGCCCCGGTTGCCCTTCCATCTGGGCGTGGTGGTGGAGCCCTTCGCCTGGCGGGAGGTGGGCACGGCGGACGCCCTCATCCAGGTCGCCGCCGAGCTGGCCCCGGACCAGGAGGGCCGCCTGCCCGGCTGCTACGTCCACCCCACGGCGCTCATGCCACCAGGAGCCGCCGACCGCCTCACCCGCTGCGTCCTGGGCCCCGGCGCCGCGCCGATGCCTTCCTTCGCCGACAGCGATGCCCTCTGGTTCGAGGAGCGCGGGAACCAGGTGCGGCTGGGGCTGTAG
- a CDS encoding nuclear transport factor 2 family protein — protein sequence MPNPLRRMPVAVAAALLALAMACGPQTAGSDRALAAQLKAQAEAWDQAILRKDAQAIADNVSADFRHIAKTGDMADRAAFLKDLLSPDLVIHPYTVEDFDVRIYGDCALLCGRTRMTGTYQGRPFKSHYRYIDTYVRQDGRWRVCSVQITAMPE from the coding sequence ATGCCCAACCCCCTGCGTCGGATGCCTGTGGCAGTCGCTGCGGCGCTGCTGGCCCTGGCCATGGCCTGCGGGCCCCAGACGGCCGGCTCGGACCGCGCCCTGGCGGCCCAGCTGAAGGCCCAGGCCGAGGCCTGGGACCAGGCCATCCTCCGCAAGGATGCCCAGGCCATCGCCGACAACGTGAGCGCGGATTTCCGCCACATCGCCAAGACCGGGGACATGGCCGACCGGGCCGCCTTCCTGAAGGACCTGCTGTCGCCGGACCTGGTCATCCACCCCTACACGGTGGAGGACTTCGACGTGCGCATCTACGGCGACTGCGCCCTGCTTTGCGGCCGCACCCGCATGACCGGCACCTATCAGGGCCGGCCTTTCAAGTCGCACTACCGCTACATCGACACCTACGTGCGCCAGGACGGCCGCTGGCGGGTCTGCAGCGTCCAGATCACGGCCATGCCCGAGTAG
- a CDS encoding thioredoxin family protein, which translates to MSLMESTMVPLGTACPDFTLPGVDGRLWSLRDFHCPALLVVVMCNHCPYVQAIDDRLDALARAYAGRCAVVGINANDAVTYPDDSFEAMRMRARAKGYAFPYLWDEEQTMARALNAACTPDFFLYDSHRRLMYRGRLDDNWKDANRVTRQELQEAIEGVLAGREPLEVQQPSMGCSIKWRSR; encoded by the coding sequence ATGTCGCTCATGGAATCCACCATGGTCCCGCTGGGTACGGCCTGTCCCGACTTCACCCTGCCCGGCGTGGACGGCCGCCTCTGGTCGCTGCGCGACTTCCACTGCCCGGCCCTGCTGGTGGTGGTCATGTGCAACCACTGCCCCTACGTGCAGGCCATTGACGATCGCCTTGACGCCCTGGCCCGGGCCTATGCCGGCCGCTGCGCCGTGGTGGGCATCAACGCCAACGACGCCGTGACCTACCCCGATGACAGCTTCGAGGCCATGCGGATGCGCGCCAGGGCCAAGGGCTACGCCTTCCCCTACCTCTGGGACGAGGAGCAGACGATGGCACGGGCCCTCAACGCTGCCTGCACGCCGGACTTCTTCCTCTACGACTCCCACCGCCGCCTGATGTACCGGGGCCGCCTGGATGACAACTGGAAGGACGCGAACCGCGTCACCCGCCAGGAGCTGCAGGAGGCCATCGAGGGCGTCCTGGCCGGCCGGGAACCCCTCGAAGTCCAGCAGCCCAGCATGGGCTGCAGCATCAAGTGGAGGTCCCGGTGA
- a CDS encoding CocE/NonD family hydrolase — MPQARPVPPSLLALLLGTALLAQAPKAGALPSEMPAEFQVATGDWDYTRRVEMIPMRDGVKLHTIILVPKGAKQAPILLTRTPYNAVELTSHAHSAHLGPILQGYDNATDLIVDGGYIRVVQDVRGKHGSEGDYVMNRPLRGPLNATPVDHSTDTWDTIDWLVKHLPESNGRVGILGISYDGFLPLMALVDPHPALKAAVPMNPMVDGWRGDDWFHNGAFRAQNLSYIYDQQATRTGDLKWWTSHFDDYDMFLQAGSTGALAKRRGMDQLGFWRKIAEHPSYDSFWQQQAMDRVLAARPLTVPTMLVHSLYDAEDIYGAPAVWRALKPKDSSNLLYLAMGPWNHGGEIGEGSSLGPLKFSQDTALQFRQSILKPFLDQHLKGGPKADLPPVSAFETGTNTWKKLPAWPLAGEGSTVKATPFYLHAGLAVSTAAPKADEAPFDTYVSDPAKPVPFRARPIQPVGYDKGMTWPQWLTDDQREASGRTDVLAYVSEPLKEPLRLSGEPVANLVAATSGTDSDWVVKVIDVYPDEVASQPQMGGFQLMVSADIFRGRYRESLEMPKALKPDAPLVYRFTLPTANHVFLPGHRVMVQVQSSWFPLYDRNPQTFVPNIFFAKPGDYRPATQRIHHAPGQASCVELPVVK; from the coding sequence ATGCCCCAGGCCCGTCCCGTTCCGCCCTCCCTGCTGGCCCTGCTGCTGGGCACCGCCCTGCTGGCCCAGGCGCCGAAAGCCGGCGCCCTGCCCAGCGAGATGCCCGCCGAGTTCCAGGTGGCCACCGGGGACTGGGACTACACCCGCCGCGTGGAGATGATCCCCATGCGCGATGGGGTGAAGCTGCACACCATCATCCTGGTGCCGAAAGGGGCCAAACAGGCGCCCATCCTGCTGACGCGCACGCCCTACAACGCCGTGGAACTCACCAGCCACGCCCACAGCGCCCACCTGGGGCCCATCCTCCAGGGCTACGACAACGCCACGGACCTCATCGTGGACGGCGGCTACATCCGCGTGGTGCAGGACGTGCGCGGCAAGCACGGCTCCGAAGGCGACTACGTCATGAACCGGCCCCTGCGCGGGCCCCTCAACGCCACCCCAGTCGACCACAGCACCGACACCTGGGACACCATCGACTGGCTGGTGAAGCACCTGCCGGAGAGCAACGGCCGCGTGGGCATCCTGGGCATTTCGTACGACGGCTTCCTGCCCCTCATGGCCCTGGTGGATCCGCACCCGGCCCTGAAGGCCGCCGTGCCCATGAACCCCATGGTGGACGGCTGGCGCGGCGACGACTGGTTCCATAACGGCGCCTTCCGCGCCCAGAACCTCAGCTACATCTATGACCAGCAGGCCACCCGCACGGGCGACCTGAAGTGGTGGACCAGCCACTTCGACGACTACGACATGTTCCTGCAGGCCGGCTCCACCGGCGCCCTGGCGAAGCGCCGCGGCATGGACCAGCTGGGCTTCTGGCGCAAGATCGCGGAGCATCCCTCGTACGACAGCTTCTGGCAGCAGCAGGCCATGGACCGCGTGCTGGCGGCTCGCCCCCTCACGGTGCCCACGATGCTGGTGCACAGCCTCTACGACGCCGAGGACATCTACGGCGCCCCGGCCGTGTGGCGAGCCCTGAAGCCGAAGGACAGCTCGAATCTGCTGTACCTGGCCATGGGCCCCTGGAACCACGGTGGCGAGATCGGCGAGGGCAGCAGCCTGGGCCCCCTGAAGTTCAGCCAGGACACGGCCCTGCAGTTCCGCCAGAGCATCCTGAAGCCCTTCCTGGACCAGCACCTGAAGGGCGGGCCCAAGGCGGACCTGCCGCCCGTGAGCGCCTTCGAGACGGGCACCAACACCTGGAAGAAGCTCCCGGCCTGGCCCCTGGCGGGGGAGGGCTCGACCGTGAAGGCCACGCCCTTCTACCTCCACGCGGGGCTGGCGGTGTCCACGGCCGCGCCAAAGGCGGACGAGGCGCCCTTCGACACCTACGTGTCCGACCCCGCCAAGCCCGTGCCCTTCCGCGCGCGGCCCATCCAGCCCGTGGGCTACGACAAGGGCATGACCTGGCCCCAGTGGCTCACGGACGACCAGCGCGAGGCCTCGGGCCGTACGGACGTGCTGGCCTATGTTTCGGAACCCCTCAAGGAGCCCCTGCGCCTCAGCGGCGAACCGGTGGCGAACCTGGTGGCCGCCACCAGCGGCACCGACAGCGACTGGGTGGTGAAGGTGATCGACGTGTACCCCGACGAGGTGGCCAGCCAGCCCCAGATGGGCGGCTTCCAGCTCATGGTGTCGGCGGACATCTTCCGGGGCCGCTACCGCGAGAGCCTGGAGATGCCGAAGGCCCTCAAGCCCGACGCGCCGCTGGTGTACCGCTTCACCCTGCCCACGGCGAACCACGTCTTCCTGCCGGGCCACCGCGTCATGGTGCAGGTGCAGTCCAGCTGGTTCCCCCTCTACGACCGCAACCCCCAGACCTTCGTGCCCAACATCTTCTTCGCGAAGCCCGGCGACTACCGCCCCGCCACCCAGCGCATCCACCATGCCCCCGGCCAGGCCAGCTGCGTGGAGCTGCCGGTGGTGAAGTGA
- a CDS encoding phosphotransferase, giving the protein MDPRLQRALDRWELTGPQALAGDAGARQYFRVAHPQLGTALVVLHPLDAPGKTDDSYFEFRALQAYLDPLLRVPTIVSSDDADRCLLVEDLGDTTLERRLMEHPEEELAWAQKAGWLLTTLAGPLTLGAPGHTFFMSRSFDQPKFQFEWDYCRQNFFQDFLQKDPPRWLERMMDEVHASLETRAHFFVHRDFHVRNLMVHGDRLVAIDFQDARRGAATYDLASLRYDAYWDWSREAGRALVAPLQAELGWSHEALLEELNLSALQRSLKALGTFGHQLVHRKKAHFAPAVPRTLRHLRGHFQRMNHQDGVLASEHMLRLAEERLLKG; this is encoded by the coding sequence ATGGATCCCCGTCTTCAACGCGCGCTGGACCGCTGGGAGCTCACCGGACCGCAGGCCCTGGCCGGGGATGCGGGGGCGCGGCAGTACTTCCGGGTGGCCCACCCGCAGCTGGGCACGGCCCTGGTGGTGCTGCACCCCCTGGACGCGCCCGGGAAGACCGACGACAGCTACTTCGAGTTCCGGGCCCTGCAGGCCTACCTGGATCCCCTGCTGCGCGTGCCCACCATCGTGTCGAGCGATGACGCCGATCGCTGCCTGCTGGTGGAGGATCTGGGCGACACCACCCTGGAGCGGCGCCTCATGGAGCATCCCGAGGAGGAGCTGGCCTGGGCCCAGAAGGCGGGCTGGCTCCTCACCACCCTGGCCGGGCCCCTCACCCTGGGCGCCCCCGGGCACACCTTCTTCATGAGCCGCAGCTTCGACCAGCCCAAGTTCCAGTTCGAGTGGGACTACTGCCGCCAGAACTTCTTCCAGGACTTCCTGCAGAAAGATCCGCCCCGCTGGCTGGAGCGCATGATGGACGAGGTCCACGCCAGCCTGGAGACCCGGGCCCACTTCTTCGTCCACCGCGACTTCCACGTGCGCAACCTCATGGTCCACGGCGACCGGCTGGTGGCCATCGACTTCCAGGATGCCCGCCGGGGCGCTGCCACCTACGACCTGGCCAGCCTGCGCTACGACGCCTACTGGGACTGGTCCAGGGAGGCAGGCCGCGCCCTGGTCGCCCCACTGCAGGCCGAACTGGGCTGGAGCCACGAGGCCCTGCTGGAAGAGCTGAACCTCAGCGCCCTGCAGCGCAGCCTCAAGGCCCTGGGCACCTTCGGCCACCAGCTCGTGCACCGCAAGAAGGCCCACTTCGCCCCCGCCGTGCCCCGCACCCTGCGCCACCTGCGCGGCCACTTCCAGCGCATGAACCACCAGGACGGCGTCCTCGCCAGCGAGCACATGCTGAGGCTGGCGGAAGAGCGGTTATTGAAGGGGTAG
- a CDS encoding alkaline phosphatase family protein: MIRSALVALVPALIAAPAPKSAASARPRLVVVISVDQFSAELMQTYGPELSGGLARLRREGVFFTEAYHDHGFTETGPGHSVLLSGRFPAHTGIVENRWIDRATGKLVYCVEDATAKALHAPAQASASNARFLGDGLGDWLQAQVPGSRVFAVSGKDRAAILLAGRRPTAAYWFTGPAGFTSSTAYGDHLPDWLLRYDHSLSERLATDSWLWSKDPGTPEGRTAQWTFGGTVVRNGALPRLVQGAGMPLDKGFETRFRRSPFLDTVTLEAAEALLNGEKLGHGPSTDLLAISFSATDYIGHTYGSLGTEMRDQMHRLDRVLGRLLDRIQKQHPGAWVVLCADHGGVDAPEALADQGFPARRLLIEPFMAAFQADLRAAFKVDRDLLLHTPEPNDIYLDDAVVKAANLDRGDILRWAQAWLKARPEVADAFTAEELKATDPAATGSPRDSSLRVLLRRSFHPERSGDLLMAVKPFVVIGTPPADYLTNHGTPNAYDRRVPMIFWGPWKGGERREPVRTVDLAPTLARELGLKPGAVDGKALDLGPRK; the protein is encoded by the coding sequence ATGATCCGATCCGCGCTGGTCGCCCTCGTCCCCGCCCTGATCGCCGCGCCGGCCCCCAAGTCGGCGGCCTCGGCCCGCCCCAGGCTGGTGGTCGTCATCTCCGTCGACCAGTTCTCCGCTGAGCTGATGCAGACCTACGGGCCCGAGCTCAGCGGCGGTCTCGCCCGCCTGCGCCGCGAGGGCGTCTTCTTCACCGAGGCCTACCACGACCACGGGTTCACGGAGACCGGGCCCGGCCACTCCGTGCTGCTCTCGGGCCGCTTCCCCGCGCACACCGGCATCGTCGAGAACCGCTGGATCGACCGCGCCACGGGCAAGCTGGTCTACTGCGTCGAGGACGCCACCGCCAAGGCGCTCCACGCGCCGGCGCAGGCCAGCGCCTCCAACGCGCGCTTCCTGGGAGATGGCCTGGGCGACTGGCTGCAGGCCCAGGTGCCGGGCAGCCGCGTTTTCGCCGTGTCGGGCAAGGACCGCGCCGCCATCCTCCTGGCCGGGCGCAGGCCCACGGCCGCCTACTGGTTCACGGGCCCCGCCGGGTTCACCAGCTCCACCGCCTATGGGGACCATCTGCCGGACTGGCTGCTGCGCTACGACCACAGCCTCTCCGAGCGCCTCGCCACGGACAGCTGGCTCTGGTCGAAGGATCCCGGTACGCCCGAGGGCCGGACGGCCCAGTGGACCTTCGGTGGCACGGTGGTGCGCAACGGCGCCCTGCCCCGCCTCGTCCAGGGCGCGGGCATGCCCCTGGACAAGGGCTTCGAAACCCGGTTCCGGCGCTCCCCCTTCCTCGACACAGTCACGCTGGAGGCCGCCGAGGCCCTCCTGAACGGCGAGAAGCTGGGGCACGGCCCCAGCACGGACCTGCTGGCCATCAGCTTCTCGGCCACGGACTACATCGGCCACACCTACGGCAGCCTGGGCACCGAGATGCGGGACCAGATGCACCGCCTCGACCGGGTACTGGGGCGCCTGCTGGACCGCATCCAGAAGCAGCACCCCGGTGCCTGGGTGGTGCTGTGCGCCGACCATGGCGGCGTGGACGCGCCGGAAGCCCTCGCCGACCAGGGCTTCCCTGCCCGCCGCCTCCTCATCGAGCCCTTCATGGCCGCCTTCCAGGCCGACCTCCGTGCCGCGTTCAAGGTGGACAGGGACCTGCTGCTCCACACGCCGGAACCCAACGACATCTACCTGGATGACGCGGTGGTGAAGGCCGCGAACCTGGACCGCGGCGACATCCTCCGCTGGGCCCAGGCCTGGCTGAAGGCCCGGCCCGAAGTGGCCGACGCCTTTACGGCCGAGGAGCTGAAGGCCACGGATCCCGCCGCCACGGGCAGTCCCCGGGACAGCAGCCTGCGCGTGCTCCTGCGCCGCAGCTTCCACCCCGAGCGCAGCGGCGACCTCCTCATGGCCGTGAAACCCTTCGTGGTGATTGGCACCCCGCCCGCCGACTACCTCACCAACCACGGCACCCCCAACGCCTATGACCGCCGCGTGCCCATGATCTTCTGGGGCCCCTGGAAGGGCGGCGAGCGCCGCGAGCCCGTGCGCACCGTGGACCTGGCCCCCACCCTGGCCCGCGAGCTGGGCCTGAAGCCCGGCGCCGTGGACGGGAAGGCGCTGGACCTGGGCCCCCGGAAGTAG
- a CDS encoding ACT domain-containing protein, which yields MSTPISDLNHLLHTLDPVLHEGVYAFACLTAGADLRDLEPLATFQEDEGLTVVLREETALARQVPVLFRAAWITLRVHSDLQAVGLTAAFSQALAEARISCNVIAGACHDHLFVPVDEAARALAVLRELQRRGGA from the coding sequence GTGAGCACGCCGATATCCGACCTCAACCACCTGCTCCACACCCTGGATCCGGTGCTGCACGAGGGGGTGTACGCCTTCGCCTGCCTGACGGCCGGGGCGGATCTGCGGGACCTGGAGCCGCTGGCCACCTTCCAGGAGGACGAGGGGCTCACGGTGGTGCTGAGGGAGGAAACCGCCCTGGCCCGCCAGGTACCGGTGCTCTTCCGCGCCGCCTGGATCACGCTGCGGGTCCACTCGGACCTGCAGGCCGTGGGCCTCACGGCGGCCTTCTCCCAGGCCCTCGCCGAGGCCCGCATCAGCTGCAACGTGATCGCCGGGGCCTGCCACGACCACCTCTTCGTGCCCGTGGACGAGGCCGCGCGGGCCCTGGCGGTGCTGCGGGAGCTGCAGCGGCGCGGAGGGGCCTGA
- a CDS encoding thioredoxin family protein, whose translation MIRAAAPFLVAAALVAQAPNLNPGLKLGEACPPFSLPGTDGKAHGPASPLPLMVVFLSTECPYVMATQARINAYAKQYEGRVTVLAINANDVDTHAKESLADMTAQAKGQGFVFPYLKDAPQAVTRTFGAACTPDFFLFDRTRKLVYRGRMDDSWRDATQVKVRDLDAATEAVLAGRPVSTEQPPSRGCSIKWK comes from the coding sequence GTGATCCGCGCCGCCGCTCCGTTCCTCGTCGCTGCGGCCCTGGTGGCCCAGGCGCCGAACCTGAATCCGGGCCTGAAACTCGGCGAGGCCTGCCCGCCCTTCAGCCTGCCGGGCACCGATGGGAAGGCCCACGGGCCCGCCTCGCCCCTGCCCCTGATGGTGGTGTTCCTCAGCACCGAGTGCCCCTACGTGATGGCCACCCAGGCCCGCATCAACGCCTATGCGAAGCAGTACGAGGGCAGGGTCACGGTGCTCGCCATCAACGCCAACGACGTGGACACCCACGCCAAGGAGTCCCTGGCGGACATGACCGCACAGGCCAAGGGCCAGGGCTTCGTCTTCCCTTATCTGAAGGACGCGCCCCAGGCCGTGACGCGAACCTTCGGCGCCGCGTGCACGCCGGACTTCTTCCTCTTCGACCGCACGCGGAAGCTCGTCTACCGCGGCCGCATGGATGACAGCTGGCGCGACGCCACCCAGGTCAAGGTGCGCGACCTCGATGCGGCCACCGAGGCGGTGCTGGCGGGCCGGCCGGTGTCCACCGAGCAACCGCCCAGCCGCGGCTGCAGCATCAAGTGGAAATGA